TAGGGCTCTCGCATTGTTCAGGTTAGCCAAATTCGCGGCGTATGCGCGTCACGCTCGATCCAACGGGGGCGCAGCAGATGCCAGGCCTGCTCGCACAGCGCCCAGGCTTCATTGCGCGAGTTGCCCAGGTAGCGCAGTAACAATACGCCGTGGCGCACGGTGACGGCCCAGCGCGAGTTATCGGGAAGCGCTTCGCGCAGGGCCTCGATGGCACCCGGCGCATCGGCTATGCCCACTGCCCAGAGCGTCGCCTGTACCGTCGCGCCGCCCTGGCCCCAACGCCCGGTAAAGCGCGGGTGCAAAGGGTCGAGAGGCTGGCGTTCCAGCCACAGCGGCTTGCCGTCCAGGGTCAAACGAAAGTGCTGCTCGATACGCCCGGAAACATAGGGTAGCTCGCTCGCCGGGCGGCCCAGTGCCATCACCTCCCAGCCCAGGCAGCGCGCATTGCCGTGCAAGTCAATCGAGGTGCGTTGCTCGCCGCGCGAGCCATCAAAGGCAATGGTTTCCTGGGGCAGCCATTCAAGGGTCCCGCCGTCTTCAACACTCAGTTGGGTGTGCTGGGTCCAGGAAACGCCCTGGCTGTCGGCTTTATAGAGTTTATTGGCGGCAGGCGTCGTCAGCAGCGCATGGGCGCCGTTTTCCACATGGGCCTGAATGGTCAGCGCATCGCCACTTACCAGCCCACCCGGCGGGTGCAGCAGGTAAACGTGGCAGGTCTCACCGCGGCCTTCCGGGTAAAACGGGCGCTGCACCCGTAATGGCCCCGAGTGGCGCGCCTGCACCATGCGGGTGGCATCGCCGCGATGGGCAAAGCGCAAGGCCAGCGAGGCCGCCCAGTGGCGCTGATCATCGAAGCGGTGGCCGGAGGCCGCTGTTGTACTGCCTGGCGTCGTCAAGGGTGTGAGTGCGGTCATACCGTCAAATGTTGTTGGATAAGTTCATCAGAAAGCTCGCCGATATCGCCGTTTGCCACGGGTCGGCCGCGATCCATGATCACAAAGCGGTCGGCGTACTTACGCGCAAAGGGTAATTTCTGCTCCACCAACAAGACTGTCAACGAATCTTCGTTGATCAGTTGGCGAATTACCTGGCCGATTTGCGAGACGATATTGGGCTGGATGCCCTCGCCGGGCTCATCCAGGATCAACAGCTTGGGCTCGATGACCAGCGCGCGGCCGATCGCCAGCTGTTGCTGCTGGCCGCCGGATAGGTCACCACCACGGCGGTTTTTCATTTCCTTGAGCACGGGAAACAGCTCGTAGACGCGCTCGGGGATTTTTTTCACCCCGTCGCGGCGGGCGGCAAGGCCGGTACGCAGGTTGTCTTCCACGGTGAGCAGCGGAAATATCTGCCGCCCCTGGGGCACATAGCCAATGCCCAGCCGTGAGCGTTCTTCTACAGCTTTTTGGGTCAGTTCGATCTCGCCCGCGTCGCCGCTTGAGTAGCGCAAGGCACCGCTTTTCACTGCGACTTCACCCATGACGGCTTTTAGCAGCGTGGTTTTACCCACGCCGTTACGGCCCATCACGCAGGTGCACTGCCCGGCGGGCACTTCGAGGTCCAAGTCCCATAGGGTGTGGCTTTCGCCGTAGAACTGGTTGAGCTTTTCAATTGCCAGCATCAGGCGGCCTCCTCGTCATCGGCACCCAGGTAAACCTCGACCACGCTGGGATCGCTGGAGACTTGATCCATGGTGCCTTCTGCCAGCACGCTGCCCTGGTGCAGCACCGTCACCTGCCGAGCTATCGAGCGCACGAAGCCCATATCGTGCTCGACCACGACGACAGACTGCTGCCCTGCCAAGCCGGTGAGCAGTTCCGCGGTGCGCTCCATTTCCTGCTCGGTCATGCCCGCGACCGGTTCGTCCACCAACAGCAGGCGCGGTCGTTGCATCAGCAGCATGCCGATTTCCAGCCACTGCTTCTGGCCGTGGGAGAGAATACCCGCGGGTTGATAGCGAAGCGCCGTTAGACCGGTCGTTTCCAGCACTTCGTCGATGCGGTCCCTGACCTCGCCGGTCAGGCGGGCGGTGAGGGTCGGTATAATTCGCTTGTCCGCCGCCATCGCCAGTTCCAGGTTTTCAAATACCGAGAGTGCCTCGAACACCGTGGGCTTCTGGAACTTGCGCCCAATACCCAGGCTGGCAATCTCGGGCTCGTTCATGTGCAACAAGTTGTGGCGGCTGCCAAACCACACACTGCCTTCATTGGGGCGCGTCTTGCCGGTAATAATATCCATCATGGTGGTTTTACCGGCCCCGTTGGGGCCGATAATGCAGCGCAACTCGCCATCGTCGATGGTCAGATTCAGGTTGTTGATCGCCTTGAACCCATCGAAGCTGACGGTGACATCTTCCATGTAAAGAATCGGACCGTGGCGCACATCGACCGTTGAGGCCTGCGGCGTCATGAAGTCGAACACCCGGTCGCGTTCGGTGAGCGCTTGGAAAAAACTCATGCGGTTGCCTCCTTGTCTGGTGTCTCTGACTCGGTTGGCTCATCGTCTCGCCGCCGCTTTAAATTACCCAGCAGGCCGGCGACTCCCTTGGGCAGGAACACCGTGACGAACACGAACAGGCCACCCAGCGCAAATAGCCAGGCATCGGGCATGACACCGGTAAACACGGTTTTGGCGTAGTTCACCAACACCGCACCGATCACGGCGCCGTAAAGCGAGGCACGGCCGCCCAGCGCCACCCACAACACGATCTCGATGGAGAAAATCGGATCGAATTCGCTGGGGTTGATAATCCCGACCTGAGGCACGTAGAGCGCCCCGGCCACCCCCGCCAGCATGGCGGAGACAACAAACACGAACAGCTGAAAACGCTCTACCCGGTAACCGAGAAAGCGCGTGCGCGCTTCGGCATCGCGGGTCGCCACGCATACCCGACCGAGTTTGCTGCCGACAATCGACCGGCATACTAAATAGCCCAGCGCCAGCGCCACCCCGGAGGCAATAAACAAGCCAAGCCCAGTGGCCCCGCTGCGCAGGTCAAAGCCCAGCAATTCACGGAAGTCGGTCAGGCCGTTGTTACCGCCAAAGCCCATCTCGTTGCGGAAGAACGCCAGCATCAGCGCAAAGGTCATCGCCTGGGTGATGATCGACAGATACACCCCGGTGACCCGCGAGCGAAAGGCCAGCCAGCCAAACACCAGCGCCAGCAGCCCCGGTGCTATCAGGACCATGGCAAAGGCAAACCAGGCCATATCAAAGCCGTACCAGTACCACGGCAGGCTGTCCCAGTTCAGGAATACCATGAAGTCGGGCAGGATAGGGTCGCCGTAGGTGCCGCGATCGCCAATCTGGCGCATCAGGTACATGCCCATGGCATAGCCGCCAATGGCGAAAAAAGCGCCATGCCCCAAGCTCAAAATCCCCAGATAGCCCCATACCAGGTCTACCGCAACAGCCAATAGCGCGTAGGTTAAATATTTGCCCAGTAGCCCTACGGTATAGCCTGATACGTACAGCGGATGCCCGGCGGGTACCGCCAGGTGCAGTACCGTTACGGCGATGACCGCTGCTGTCAGGATCAACAAGAAGATCTGCGTCGAGCGTTCGTTGAAGGGTCGTGTTAGCCACATAATCGATTAGCCCTCCGCCGCACGGCCCTTCTGCGGAAA
This window of the Halomonas sp. SH5A2 genome carries:
- the urtE gene encoding urea ABC transporter ATP-binding subunit UrtE, which translates into the protein MLAIEKLNQFYGESHTLWDLDLEVPAGQCTCVMGRNGVGKTTLLKAVMGEVAVKSGALRYSSGDAGEIELTQKAVEERSRLGIGYVPQGRQIFPLLTVEDNLRTGLAARRDGVKKIPERVYELFPVLKEMKNRRGGDLSGGQQQQLAIGRALVIEPKLLILDEPGEGIQPNIVSQIGQVIRQLINEDSLTVLLVEQKLPFARKYADRFVIMDRGRPVANGDIGELSDELIQQHLTV
- a CDS encoding urease accessory protein UreD — its product is MTALTPLTTPGSTTAASGHRFDDQRHWAASLALRFAHRGDATRMVQARHSGPLRVQRPFYPEGRGETCHVYLLHPPGGLVSGDALTIQAHVENGAHALLTTPAANKLYKADSQGVSWTQHTQLSVEDGGTLEWLPQETIAFDGSRGEQRTSIDLHGNARCLGWEVMALGRPASELPYVSGRIEQHFRLTLDGKPLWLERQPLDPLHPRFTGRWGQGGATVQATLWAVGIADAPGAIEALREALPDNSRWAVTVRHGVLLLRYLGNSRNEAWALCEQAWHLLRPRWIERDAHTPRIWLT
- the urtC gene encoding urea ABC transporter permease subunit UrtC, with protein sequence MWLTRPFNERSTQIFLLILTAAVIAVTVLHLAVPAGHPLYVSGYTVGLLGKYLTYALLAVAVDLVWGYLGILSLGHGAFFAIGGYAMGMYLMRQIGDRGTYGDPILPDFMVFLNWDSLPWYWYGFDMAWFAFAMVLIAPGLLALVFGWLAFRSRVTGVYLSIITQAMTFALMLAFFRNEMGFGGNNGLTDFRELLGFDLRSGATGLGLFIASGVALALGYLVCRSIVGSKLGRVCVATRDAEARTRFLGYRVERFQLFVFVVSAMLAGVAGALYVPQVGIINPSEFDPIFSIEIVLWVALGGRASLYGAVIGAVLVNYAKTVFTGVMPDAWLFALGGLFVFVTVFLPKGVAGLLGNLKRRRDDEPTESETPDKEATA
- the urtD gene encoding urea ABC transporter ATP-binding protein UrtD, with the translated sequence MSFFQALTERDRVFDFMTPQASTVDVRHGPILYMEDVTVSFDGFKAINNLNLTIDDGELRCIIGPNGAGKTTMMDIITGKTRPNEGSVWFGSRHNLLHMNEPEIASLGIGRKFQKPTVFEALSVFENLELAMAADKRIIPTLTARLTGEVRDRIDEVLETTGLTALRYQPAGILSHGQKQWLEIGMLLMQRPRLLLVDEPVAGMTEQEMERTAELLTGLAGQQSVVVVEHDMGFVRSIARQVTVLHQGSVLAEGTMDQVSSDPSVVEVYLGADDEEAA